Within the Legionella pneumophila subsp. pneumophila str. Philadelphia 1 genome, the region ATATGTGTTTCATAGTATTATCCACTATCAAGTTGGTAGTAGCAACAGGTAGACAAGTGGGTACGCATGGTTAATAGTCGCTGGCTGAAAACATTTTTATCCGGAAATTTTGACACTTTTCCTGGCTGAAATTCGAGTACAATAAAGAGACGATACCATTTATGTGCTCTGTCGATTATGCGAAGGGATTTATTTTATCATCTTCCAGGGCTAAGGTTTTTTCCAAAGTTGTTATACCATCTGATGCAGATTTCATTTTATGGAAAAACCCAAAACTACTTTCCTTCGCTTCACCAAGATCTTTTTTGTCGTGAATAGTCACTTTTAGGGTATCACCAAATTCTTCAGTAAACTCTGGTGAATTAACGTATTCAGCCAGTTTAAGTTTGAACATGGCAAGACAGGCTTTGAGTTCCTCTTCATTCCATTTTATGGCATGTTGGTTAATAGGGTGAGTTTTATTCTTTGCAATTAAATCAAACATCAAACCAGGTTCGGGCCCTCTAAGAGGAACACCGGCGATATATTCCATGTCAGGATCACCCCTGCCCCACATATGCAAATGAAGCATACTGGGTTCTTCTTCACTTCCAATGAGAGTTACTCCTGTCCCTTTGTCGAAAGACTGGGAGTTATTGCCAAGTTGAGAAAACTGCACAATAAGCCCTAATTTTTCATAGACTTGGGTCATCAAACTTGCAACGTCATTCAATCCGCGTTGTTCAGATACAGTATAAGGGCGGTTAAAAGCAGATGAAAGGGTTGAATCACCCTCATTCAGATATCGAATAATGATACGATAACCTCTACAATCAGTAGGGTTAAGAATCACAGAGTAATGATATTTATTTCGGACAGTGATAACTGCGATTGAGGTGCCTGCCCGAGTATAATCAATTGACCAATGGCCAGGGGAGTATTCATGTTTTAAAAATTCTTTTTTTCCTCTCATTACAACCTCATTGTGATTTACACTTTTTTTTGCCCAACATGTGCCTGATGTCAGCGGGATATAAAACAAAATTAAAATAAAGACACTTATAGAAAAATTAAAACAACTATATCCCAGAATGGGTTTTAATAGCAAAGTGTTACTGGTTTTACAGTTTGTCATTAATATGGCAACTTTTAATTTGATAATAGCTTTCAAGATGATATTGTATTGTAAAATACTTAACTTAATATTAAGAAACATAAATTTTATAAAGGGGGAATGATCGGCCAGTGCCGAATTTTTTTGATTTTTTTCAAACTCTTAATAATTCCTTAATTTGTATGTGATATCTTAATTAAGAGTTGTTAAAAGGGGATTTCAGATGGATATCCACAGTACCTACAAAATGTTAGCTAAAATGCAAGGGAACAAAGAGCTAAGCAGTCATAAAATTGCTGAAACTGAGCAAGCTGAAGCGGATACTGTTCCACAGTTAAAACTTCAAGCTGAACCAGAAGCAAAACCTGATATGCAAAATATTTTATCTAATATGTTAGGGATATCATCTAATAAAAAGCATTCTCCAATGGATTAAGTCCGGGGTATTAACACTTAGGATATCTATTTTTGGTTAACCCCTTCGTGTTTGCAATATTCAATTGCATAAAAATTAATCTTAGTTTAAGTTTCTTAAAAGTATCAACGTGCACAAGCTGTTTTTTAAGTATATACTTTTTTTAAAGGATGATTTTTTGAGGTTTAAAAATGGCAGGTGGATTTTCAGCAACGAGCCACTGGCGTGACTCAGCGAGAAGCGCGCGGTTTTTTGTAGTTGATGCGAGGGCCGCATTCCCAATATTTTTATTTCTAATGCATATAAGAGTATGGACAGGTGTTTTGGTCTTAGTTTCTGCAATTTTTTTTGGGATAATTGAACATTATGGTTTCACTGTCCCGGTTTTTTTACGCTGGCTCAGAAGTTTTTTAGCTGGTTCAGTTAGATCTGCTAGACCTTGGTGGAGATAAATGGAGCGAGATATTAGCAAGTGTATGGCAAAGATTGCAGCAAGCATGAATGCGAAATTTTACCTGAACGATAGATTTGTAAGTTTTGATGAAGTTTTTTCAGA harbors:
- the icmT gene encoding type IVB secretion system protein IcmT, coding for MAGGFSATSHWRDSARSARFFVVDARAAFPIFLFLMHIRVWTGVLVLVSAIFFGIIEHYGFTVPVFLRWLRSFLAGSVRSARPWWR
- the ceg15 gene encoding Dot/Icm T4SS effector Ceg15; its protein translation is MADHSPFIKFMFLNIKLSILQYNIILKAIIKLKVAILMTNCKTSNTLLLKPILGYSCFNFSISVFILILFYIPLTSGTCWAKKSVNHNEVVMRGKKEFLKHEYSPGHWSIDYTRAGTSIAVITVRNKYHYSVILNPTDCRGYRIIIRYLNEGDSTLSSAFNRPYTVSEQRGLNDVASLMTQVYEKLGLIVQFSQLGNNSQSFDKGTGVTLIGSEEEPSMLHLHMWGRGDPDMEYIAGVPLRGPEPGLMFDLIAKNKTHPINQHAIKWNEEELKACLAMFKLKLAEYVNSPEFTEEFGDTLKVTIHDKKDLGEAKESSFGFFHKMKSASDGITTLEKTLALEDDKINPFA